The segment AGATACCAGCTACAAACCTGAATTTTTCCATACAACCACAAACATACACTCAAGACCTCCCTGGCTTCAGGGGTTTTTTATCCAGTCCGGAGTTCAGCATGAGTCAAACGGTCAAAGCGAGGAATTCTCCCGCAGTACAAACGTATTATACCTGAAGCCCATTTTCATCTTCTATAATAAAGAATCATTATTGGGTCTGGGACTGGCACCCAAGGTTTGGCTATACTTTGATAATAGTAAAACAGGAAACCCGTATCTGGCGGATTATCGTGGCTATTTTGAACTGGAAGCAAGGGTTGGCCTGGCAGACGGTTTTGTGGTGGGATCAAAATTCAAATGGGCAAAGGAAGGAGGATCTGTCCAGCTGGATCTTACCTATCCCCTGCACCGCATTCTTTCTGATAATCTGAGTATTTATCTCCATATCCAATATGTGAATTCGCTTGCCGAAAACCTCCTCAATTACCAGGACCGCACCGAAGCATTGCGCATCGGTTTTTCTTTTATCCGCTAGGCGTATCCGTTAAAATCCGGAAGGACAATGCCCAAAACAGCGTTTGTTCAGGGACCCCGAGCCAGAAATATTGCTCACGGGG is part of the Pseudomonadota bacterium genome and harbors:
- a CDS encoding phospholipase A; translated protein: MPQISAYEPIYFLVGTDPEKSKFQYSFKYRFLNSDASLAKSYPWTGGLHFGYTQTSFWNLKEESLPFKDTSYKPEFFHTTTNIHSRPPWLQGFFIQSGVQHESNGQSEEFSRSTNVLYLKPIFIFYNKESLLGLGLAPKVWLYFDNSKTGNPYLADYRGYFELEARVGLADGFVVGSKFKWAKEGGSVQLDLTYPLHRILSDNLSIYLHIQYVNSLAENLLNYQDRTEALRIGFSFIR